A genomic segment from Marinobacter subterrani encodes:
- the ppx gene encoding exopolyphosphatase, with amino-acid sequence MTAASTAENAASSPEVLAAIDMGSNSFHMVVARLVHGEIRTLEKMGEKVQLGAGLDQFNRLTEDAQERALACLGRFAQRLKGMPPGAVQIVGTNALRVARNAHQFMTRAEEVLGYPVEIIAGREEARLIYLGVSHTLSDDSGRRLVIDIGGGSTEFIIGQRFEPQKLESLHMGCVSFRNRYFPDGKITRRQMDRAITHAEQELQNIRQHFRAIGWQSAVGSSGSIKAITSALSSLKITDGTITLPAMQELRKRLVDMGKAEKLSDLGVRSDRQSIFPAGFAILMGAFQSLGITEMSFADGALREGLLYDIVGRIQHEDVRERTISALQERYHVDHEHGAAVEATAVAAWQQVAGDWGLDTAADEEVLRWACRLHEIGLTISHSQYHKHGAYLLRYSDLPGFTQQFQRDLATLVRGHRRKFAAAIFEGLDPEDIPRLRYLCVLVRLAVLLQHPRNMEPPPEFTLQAHKDKLVLTFPAGWLDDRPLTLADLENERDYLAKQDFTLELNGG; translated from the coding sequence GTGACGGCCGCCTCCACCGCCGAAAACGCTGCATCCTCGCCAGAGGTGCTTGCAGCTATCGACATGGGCTCGAACAGCTTCCACATGGTGGTTGCCCGACTTGTGCATGGCGAAATCCGAACGCTCGAGAAGATGGGTGAAAAAGTCCAGCTCGGCGCCGGCCTGGATCAGTTCAACCGGCTGACCGAGGATGCCCAGGAGCGGGCCCTGGCCTGCCTGGGCCGGTTTGCACAGCGACTCAAGGGCATGCCCCCGGGAGCGGTGCAGATTGTCGGAACCAATGCTCTTCGGGTGGCCCGCAACGCCCATCAGTTCATGACCCGCGCGGAAGAGGTGCTCGGCTACCCGGTGGAGATCATTGCCGGGCGCGAGGAAGCACGCCTGATTTACCTGGGAGTGTCCCACACCCTCTCCGACGACAGCGGGCGCCGACTGGTAATAGATATCGGTGGCGGCAGTACCGAGTTCATTATCGGCCAGCGCTTCGAGCCCCAGAAGCTGGAAAGCCTGCACATGGGTTGCGTGTCGTTCCGGAACCGGTATTTCCCGGATGGCAAGATTACCCGCCGGCAAATGGACAGGGCAATCACCCACGCCGAGCAGGAACTGCAGAACATCCGTCAGCATTTCCGCGCCATCGGCTGGCAGAGCGCCGTTGGCTCCTCCGGGTCGATCAAGGCCATTACCAGTGCCCTCTCCTCCCTGAAAATCACCGATGGCACCATCACCCTTCCAGCCATGCAGGAACTGCGCAAGCGCCTGGTGGACATGGGCAAAGCGGAAAAACTGTCGGATCTGGGCGTGCGCTCTGACCGCCAGAGCATTTTCCCCGCCGGCTTCGCCATTCTGATGGGAGCCTTCCAGTCCCTCGGGATCACGGAAATGTCCTTTGCCGACGGCGCCCTTCGGGAAGGCTTGCTGTACGACATTGTCGGGCGGATCCAGCACGAGGACGTGCGCGAGCGCACCATCTCCGCCCTGCAGGAGCGCTATCACGTTGATCACGAACACGGGGCCGCAGTAGAGGCGACCGCGGTAGCCGCCTGGCAGCAGGTTGCGGGCGACTGGGGACTCGACACAGCGGCCGACGAAGAGGTCCTGCGCTGGGCCTGCCGCCTGCATGAAATCGGCCTGACCATCTCTCACAGCCAGTACCACAAGCATGGTGCCTACCTGCTGCGTTACTCAGACCTGCCAGGCTTTACCCAGCAGTTCCAGCGGGATCTGGCCACTCTCGTCCGGGGTCACCGGCGCAAGTTTGCCGCTGCCATTTTCGAGGGGCTGGATCCGGAAGACATTCCCCGGCTGCGCTATCTCTGCGTTCTGGTGCGTCTGGCGGTATTGCTCCAGCATCCGCGCAACATGGAGCCGCCACCCGAATTTACCCTGCAGGCCCACAAAGACAAGCTGGTACTGACGTTTCCGGCGGGTTGGCTGGATGACCGGCCGCTGACCCTGGCAGACCTTGAAAACGAACGGGACTACCTGGCCAAACAGGATTTCACGCTCGAGCTGAACGGCGGCTGA
- the trxA gene encoding thioredoxin TrxA, protein MSGNIVNVTDASFEQDVLHSDVPVLVDYWAEWCGPCKMIAPVLEEIADEYDGKLKVCKLNIDENEQTPPKFNIRGIPTLMLFKNGNVDATKVGALSKSQLAAFLDSNL, encoded by the coding sequence ATGAGCGGAAATATCGTAAATGTAACTGACGCATCTTTTGAGCAGGATGTACTGCACTCCGACGTCCCCGTTCTGGTGGACTACTGGGCAGAGTGGTGCGGCCCCTGCAAGATGATCGCGCCGGTGCTTGAAGAGATTGCCGACGAATACGATGGCAAACTGAAAGTCTGCAAGCTCAACATTGACGAAAACGAGCAGACCCCGCCGAAGTTCAACATCCGTGGTATCCCGACCCTGATGCTGTTCAAGAACGGCAACGTGGACGCCACCAAAGTCGGCGCACTCTCCAAGTCCCAGCTTGCGGCCTTCCTGGACAGCAATCTCTGA
- a CDS encoding molybdenum cofactor biosynthesis protein MoaE gives MISIQTGDFDSAAEYAALRDSGAGTGAIATFTGLVRDSGDTQGVTGLYLEHYPGMTEQVIQGLIDEASSRWDVRQARVIHRVGRLALQDQIVFVGVCSGHRGDAFAACEYIMDALKTSAPFWKKEINQDGEHWVEQKASDRERSQGWD, from the coding sequence ATGATTTCCATTCAGACCGGGGATTTTGATTCCGCCGCCGAATATGCCGCCTTGCGGGACAGCGGGGCTGGCACCGGCGCAATCGCAACCTTTACCGGCCTGGTGCGCGACAGCGGCGATACCCAGGGAGTCACCGGGCTTTACCTGGAGCATTATCCGGGAATGACGGAACAGGTGATTCAGGGGCTGATTGACGAGGCTTCAAGCCGCTGGGATGTCCGTCAGGCCCGGGTGATTCACCGGGTCGGGCGGCTGGCGCTGCAGGATCAGATCGTGTTTGTGGGCGTCTGCAGTGGCCACCGGGGCGATGCGTTTGCGGCCTGCGAGTACATCATGGACGCCCTGAAAACCTCGGCGCCGTTCTGGAAGAAGGAGATCAACCAGGACGGTGAGCACTGGGTCGAGCAGAAGGCCTCGGACCGGGAACGGTCACAGGGCTGGGACTGA
- a CDS encoding MoaD/ThiS family protein: MSANTITVRFFARLREELDTEQLAVEARPGLTAGDVMADLASRGGAWSQLQGEQPVMIAINQAMAKPGSGVQAGDELALFPPVTGG; this comes from the coding sequence ATGAGTGCTAACACGATTACGGTTCGTTTTTTTGCCCGCCTGCGAGAAGAGCTGGACACCGAGCAACTGGCCGTCGAGGCCAGGCCGGGGCTAACTGCCGGCGATGTCATGGCAGACCTGGCCAGCCGGGGCGGTGCCTGGAGCCAGTTGCAGGGCGAGCAGCCGGTTATGATTGCAATCAATCAGGCGATGGCGAAACCCGGCTCCGGGGTTCAGGCTGGCGATGAGCTGGCGCTTTTTCCGCCGGTGACCGGAGGCTAG
- a CDS encoding molybdopterin molybdotransferase MoeA produces the protein MANPNLAPLEDALSHLLSEAPVVTRVETVDLADSLGRVLAENHYVPADVPPADNSAVDGYALRKQDLHGQQAIPVSARIPAGAAPQALAPGSAARIFTGSEIPEGADSVVMQERVEVTDAGIVVQAEVTEGQNIRRRGQDLARGDLALSKGTRVRPHEMGLLASMGIARVAVLARLKVAVLSTGDELVDPGTPLAPGQIYNSNRFTVLGLLAEAGCEVVLCETLKDQREATRDTLLRAAETADLIITSGGVSVGEEDHVRAVLEETGHLSLWRLAIKPGKPLAFGAIGGTQVLGLPGNPASVLVTFLVVGMPYIRKRQGRNPAGPTGERLPADFSVAAPSARREFVRARKEARESGTVVAAYPNQSSGVLSAACWADGLAAVPENTTVNPGDLLTYYSFTELLS, from the coding sequence GTAGAAACGGTGGATCTCGCCGACTCACTGGGCCGGGTGCTCGCCGAGAACCATTATGTGCCTGCGGACGTTCCACCGGCGGACAACAGTGCAGTCGACGGGTACGCCCTGCGCAAACAGGACCTGCACGGGCAACAGGCGATACCGGTCTCGGCTCGCATTCCCGCCGGTGCAGCACCGCAGGCTCTGGCACCGGGCTCTGCCGCCCGCATTTTCACCGGCTCGGAGATTCCCGAGGGCGCCGACTCGGTGGTGATGCAGGAACGCGTGGAGGTGACCGACGCCGGCATTGTTGTCCAGGCCGAGGTGACCGAGGGTCAGAACATCCGGCGCCGGGGCCAGGACCTGGCCAGGGGCGACCTTGCCCTGTCGAAGGGTACCAGGGTGCGGCCCCACGAAATGGGCCTGCTGGCCTCCATGGGCATTGCCCGGGTCGCTGTCCTGGCAAGGCTGAAGGTTGCCGTTCTGTCCACCGGCGACGAGCTGGTAGACCCGGGAACGCCCCTGGCTCCCGGGCAGATCTACAACAGCAATCGCTTCACCGTGCTGGGCCTGCTTGCCGAGGCTGGCTGCGAGGTGGTGCTGTGCGAGACATTGAAGGACCAGCGTGAGGCCACCCGGGACACGCTGCTCCGCGCGGCGGAGACGGCGGATCTGATCATCACCAGCGGCGGCGTTTCGGTGGGTGAAGAGGACCACGTGCGGGCAGTGCTGGAAGAAACCGGCCACCTGTCGCTCTGGCGCCTGGCCATAAAACCCGGAAAGCCGCTGGCCTTTGGCGCCATCGGCGGCACCCAGGTGCTGGGATTGCCGGGTAACCCGGCATCTGTGCTGGTGACGTTCCTGGTGGTGGGCATGCCCTACATCCGCAAGCGCCAGGGGCGCAACCCGGCTGGCCCGACCGGAGAAAGACTGCCCGCCGATTTTTCCGTGGCGGCGCCTTCGGCTCGCAGAGAGTTTGTCCGGGCACGGAAAGAGGCCCGGGAATCCGGGACAGTGGTGGCCGCCTACCCCAACCAGAGCTCCGGCGTTCTGAGTGCGGCCTGCTGGGCCGATGGCCTTGCCGCCGTGCCGGAAAACACCACGGTGAACCCTGGCGACCTGCTAACCTATTACTCGTTTACGGAATTATTGAGCTGA